In Leptospira licerasiae serovar Varillal str. VAR 010, the sequence GAAAAAGTGGTTCACACTTTTTGCAAGATTTGATGGATCTTTGCCGGAATATTGATTCCAAAAGAAAAATAGAAATGCAGTGGAATGAAATTCCTTACTGATTTCGAAATTTATTAGTATTTACCGGTATCAAATTCTAAGATCGGACGATCCTTTCCGAGAAAGACTGTAATCTATATCTTACAAAACGCCGGGACCTTCCGGAAAGAATGTGTAGAGGAGAGAAGAAGAATGGCAGCTCAGACATTGGAAAGACCGAGCCTCGACCAGAACTCCCAAGCGGAAAAAGTATATGATGTAGTCATCATAGGAACTGGATTCGCTGGGCTATGTATGGGGATACGCTTGAAACAAGCCGGAATAGAATCATTTGTAATTTTAGAAAAAGGAAATGGGATCGGAGGAACCTGGAGAGATAATAATTATCCCGGAGCGGCGTGTGACGTTCAATCCCACTTGTATTCTTTTTCATTCGCACCTAAATCGGATTGGTCCAGACTTTTCGGCCCCCAAGAAGAGATCCTAAATTATATGAATCAATGTACGGATCGTTTCGGCATCCGCTCTTTTATTCGAACAAACTCGGAAGTGAGCGGCGCCTGGTTTGATGAAAAAACCGGCCTTTGGGAAATCAGTACGACAAGTGGGAAATCCTATAAAACGAAATCCGTAGTGAGCGGAACCGGAGGCTTAAGTAGACCGGTTCTTCCGAATATCAAAGGAATAGATACATTTAAAGGAGCAAAGTTCCACTCTGCAAAATGGGATCATAGCTATAATCTACAAGGAAAGAAGGTAGCAGTGATCGGAACAGGGGCAAGTGCTATCCAAATCGTTCCTGCTATCGCACCAATTGTAGGGACATTAAAACTATTTCAAAGAACTCCCGCTTGGATCATCCCAAAACCGGATAGTAATATCTCAGGTTCCGTAAAAGGGATCTTCAAATTTATTCCCCCACTAAGATGGCTGTTCAGGAAAGCGATCTACTGGCTGAACGAAATAGGCGTATTAGCATTTGCGATCAATCCAAAGCTAATGAAAATTTTCGAAAAATTCGCCAAAAGTTTTATCAACAAAAGTATACATAGCGAAGAACTGAGACAAAAGTTAACTCCGAATTATACGATCGGATGTAAACGT encodes:
- a CDS encoding flavin-containing monooxygenase is translated as MAAQTLERPSLDQNSQAEKVYDVVIIGTGFAGLCMGIRLKQAGIESFVILEKGNGIGGTWRDNNYPGAACDVQSHLYSFSFAPKSDWSRLFGPQEEILNYMNQCTDRFGIRSFIRTNSEVSGAWFDEKTGLWEISTTSGKSYKTKSVVSGTGGLSRPVLPNIKGIDTFKGAKFHSAKWDHSYNLQGKKVAVIGTGASAIQIVPAIAPIVGTLKLFQRTPAWIIPKPDSNISGSVKGIFKFIPPLRWLFRKAIYWLNEIGVLAFAINPKLMKIFEKFAKSFINKSIHSEELRQKLTPNYTIGCKRILLSNDYYPALNRENVELVTEGIEEITASGVKTKDGVEHKVDAIVFATGFQAAEAVSPFEIRGRGGKLLADAWEDGAEAYLGTTVSGFPNLFMIVGPNTGLGHSSMILMIESQVQYTLQGIRYLLNKNIKFIDVRKDVQDRYNEEIQRRLSKSVWMTGGCVSWYNTSSGRNTTLWPGFTFEFKARTFFLRPKDYEFVRVDGKAKKPGIGSRVSMALDATFG